Genomic segment of Streptosporangiales bacterium:
ACGCCCACCGTCGCGAACGCGGCACCGAGGAATCGTTGGTCAGGCATGCGGGCTCAGATGCCACCTTCACGACGTGGGTTCCCGAGAGTCATGAGCCATCCTCCAGAGTGAGCATCGTAGCGAGGACGTGCGCCGTGATCCCGAGCACCTCGCGTCACTGAGCGAGGAGCGGAGCGGCGGAGCATGGCGGGGCGCACAGCCTGGAAGAATACGGCATGTGACCGCCGCTGTGCCCCCCTTGACGGGGGAACGTGTCGACGCCGTCCTCCTCGACGCCGGCGGGGTGCTGATCCTCCCCGAGCACGACGTCATGCGCGCCTCGCTGCGCCCGTACGGGGTGGAGCCGTCCGACGGCGTGCTGACCAGGGCGCACTACGCCGCGATGGCCGCTCGCGAGGCCGACCTGGAGCGGCCCTGGGCGGCGTACGCGCGGGCGTACGCCGAGGCGTGCGGGGTACGTGCCGGCCTGGTCGGCGACGCCGCGGACGCGCTCTTCGTGGCACGTCCGGAGTGGACGAGCCCGACGCCGTGGGCCGGTGACCTGCGCCGCCTGGTCAAGCTGGGGATCGAGGTCGCGGTGGTGTCCAACGCCGTGGGCACGGTGGAGTGGCAGCTGCGGACGGCCGGCGTCTGCCAGGTGGGTGACGGAGCGGGGGTACCGGTACGCGCGGTGATCGACTCCCACCTCGTGGGGGTGCGCAAGCCCGACCCGGCC
This window contains:
- a CDS encoding HAD hydrolase-like protein, coding for MTGERVDAVLLDAGGVLILPEHDVMRASLRPYGVEPSDGVLTRAHYAAMAAREADLERPWAAYARAYAEACGVRAGLVGDAADALFVARPEWTSPTPWAGDLRRLVKLGIEVAVVSNAVGTVEWQLRTAGVCQVGDGAGVPVRAVIDSHLVGVRKPDPAIFALGLDAVGTTREHALMVGDYALADVWGAERAGIRAVHLDPYGDCRTTHAAPDVPDLAAVVELVRQRHAR